A genomic window from Xyrauchen texanus isolate HMW12.3.18 chromosome 15, RBS_HiC_50CHRs, whole genome shotgun sequence includes:
- the LOC127655715 gene encoding nuclear receptor ROR-alpha A-like isoform X3 has protein sequence MSRDAVKFGRMSKRQRDSLFAEVERHRQQQRLQCNSVQESQTLPAYRPGKDPREQSAHLIPTLPPAYSYSVEPELPGFPAEVHPYLECRVGEARAPGLVCRGSHRRSESNSLTAGKGFDCTRSTPEGILNMPCSEMGFRPFDPESLFFGYPTSLHIEELCVSIVRSHRETTHYRPEEIQTLRWKVFSREEIHVYQSKSVDEMWQHCAVRLTDAVQYVVEFAKRIPGFRQLCQNDQITLLKSGSMEVVLVRMSRMFNTENNTVFFDGKFAGTELFKSLACSDLIAAAFDFAHNLCALRLTEQQMAMFSALVLINADRLCLEDRERVQRVRRDVEHALSHILHRDNQESLLIKLYQRVPVLKSLCAQHIEKLRWFRQLYPLTVISLFPPLYKELFGFDTDIQTLATH, from the exons CGGTAAAGTTTGGTCGCATGTCCAAGCGTCAGAGAGACTCGCTGTTTGCAGAAGTTGAGAGACACCGGCAGCAACAGCGTCTTCAGTGCAACTCGGTTCAAGAATCTCAGACTCTACCAGCCTACCGGCCCGGCAAAGACCCCAGAGAACAGTCAGCACACCTTATTCCTACTCTGCCTCCAGCCTACTCCTATTCTGTGGAGCCCGAACTGCCAGGCTTCCCAGCAGAGGTGCATCCATACCTGGAGTGTCGCGTAGGTGAGGCTCGTGCTCCTGGTCTGGTCTGCAGGGGTTCCCACAGGAGGAGTGAGAGCAATAGCCTAACAGCTGGGAAAG GGTTTGACTGCACTAGGTCTACACCAGAGGGCATCCTAAACATGCCATGCAGTGAAATGGGGTTTCGGCCTTTTGACCCGGAGAGCTTGTTCTTTGGCTACCCAACATCTCTCCACATTG AGGAGCTCTGTGTGAGTATTGTGCGTTCCCACAGAGAGACAACTCATTATCGTCCAGAGGAGATTCAGACTCTCAGATGGAAGGTTTTCAGCAGGGAGGAGATCCATGTTTACCAGAGCAAG tCAGTGGATGAAATGTGGCAGCACTGTGCAGTGCGGTTGACTGATGCCGTTCAGTATGTGGTGGAATTTGCTAAACGTATTCCAGGATTCCGTCAGCTCTGTCAGAATGATCAAATTACTCTGCTCAAGAGTG GGTCCATGGAAGTGGTTTTGGTCCGGATGAGTCGGATGTTTAACACGGAAAACAACACAGTATTCTTTGACGGCAAATTTGCTGGAACAGAACTTTTCAAATCTCTAG CATGTAGTGATCTAATAGCTGCTGCATTTGACTTCGCTCACAATTTATGTGCGCTGAGACTGACTGAACAGCAGATGGCGATGTTTAGCGCACTTGTCCTCATCAACGCAG ATCGGCTGTGTctggaagacagagagagagtgcagAGAGTAAGGAGAGATGTGGAGCATGCCCTGAGTCACATCCTGCACAGAGACAATCAGGAGAGTCTACTTATTAAG CTGTACCAGAGGGTGCCGGTGTTGAAGTCTCTGTGTGCACAGCATATTGAGAAACTGCGGTGGTTTCGTCAGCTGTACCCACTCACTGTGATTTCCCTCTTCCCTCCGCTGTACAAAGAGCTGTTTGGCTTTGACACAGATATACAGACACTGGCTACTCACTAA